The Peribacillus sp. FSL P2-0133 genome has a segment encoding these proteins:
- the hutU gene encoding urocanate hydratase, with the protein MNTITNKVIRYTGTELHTKGWQQEAVLRMLMNNLDPEVAERPEDLVVYGGIGKAARNWECFDAIVKSLKELEEDETLLVQSGKPVAIFKTHSDAPRVLLANSNIVPAYANWETFHELDKKGLMMYGQMTAGSWIYIGSQGIVQGTYETFAELAKQHFNNSLKGTITLTAGLGGMGGAQPLAVTMNGGVCIGIDVDETRIDRRIETRYTDVKTDSLDEAIRLANEAKLAGKALSIGLIGNASDILPEMIARNFIPDVLTDQTSAHDPLNGYTPSGLSMVEAAELRNANPEEYIKLSKASMAKHVRAMLEMMEKGAVTFDYGNNIRQVAKDEGVENAFDFPGFVPAYIRPQFCEGKGPFRWVALSGDPEDIYKTDQAILREFADNEHLCNWIRMAQEKIQFQGLPSRICWLGYGERARFGKILNDMVASGELKAPIVIGRDHLDSGSVASPNRETEAMKDGSDVVADWPILNAMVNAVGGATWVSVHHGGGVGMGYSMHAGVVIVADGTKEAAARIERVLTTDPGMGVVRHVDAGYELAEETARERGINIPMLDKGIDK; encoded by the coding sequence ATGAACACGATTACAAACAAGGTTATCCGTTATACTGGAACAGAATTGCATACTAAAGGATGGCAACAAGAAGCAGTGCTTAGAATGCTTATGAATAATTTGGATCCTGAAGTTGCTGAACGACCAGAAGATTTGGTGGTATACGGAGGGATTGGGAAAGCAGCTCGTAACTGGGAATGCTTTGATGCAATCGTCAAATCACTAAAAGAGCTTGAAGAAGATGAAACTTTACTTGTCCAATCAGGGAAACCGGTGGCAATTTTTAAAACGCATTCGGATGCACCACGTGTCCTGCTTGCAAATTCAAATATCGTCCCTGCATACGCGAACTGGGAAACATTCCATGAACTTGATAAAAAGGGATTGATGATGTATGGCCAGATGACAGCAGGCAGCTGGATATATATCGGATCTCAAGGGATCGTACAAGGTACATACGAGACCTTTGCAGAGCTTGCAAAACAACATTTCAATAACTCGTTAAAAGGCACCATTACTCTAACTGCAGGTTTAGGCGGAATGGGAGGGGCACAGCCGTTAGCAGTTACGATGAACGGTGGTGTCTGTATCGGGATCGATGTTGATGAGACAAGAATTGACAGGAGGATTGAGACTCGTTATACCGATGTGAAAACGGATTCATTGGATGAAGCCATTCGTTTAGCCAATGAAGCTAAACTTGCAGGGAAAGCATTATCGATTGGTTTGATTGGGAATGCATCAGATATTCTTCCGGAAATGATCGCAAGGAACTTCATTCCTGATGTCTTGACTGATCAGACTTCGGCCCATGATCCGCTAAATGGATATACTCCTTCAGGCCTGTCAATGGTGGAGGCTGCAGAATTACGGAATGCAAATCCAGAAGAGTATATTAAACTCTCTAAAGCTTCAATGGCCAAACATGTAAGAGCGATGCTTGAAATGATGGAAAAAGGAGCCGTGACGTTTGATTATGGCAACAATATCCGTCAAGTTGCGAAAGATGAAGGGGTAGAGAATGCTTTTGACTTCCCAGGCTTCGTTCCAGCTTATATCCGTCCACAATTCTGTGAAGGTAAAGGTCCATTCCGCTGGGTGGCTTTATCTGGTGATCCAGAAGACATTTATAAAACAGACCAAGCCATTTTACGCGAATTCGCTGATAATGAACATTTATGTAACTGGATTAGAATGGCTCAAGAAAAAATTCAGTTCCAAGGTCTGCCTTCCCGCATATGCTGGCTTGGTTATGGGGAGCGCGCACGTTTTGGTAAAATCCTCAATGATATGGTTGCAAGCGGTGAATTGAAGGCCCCGATCGTAATTGGGCGTGACCATTTGGATTCTGGCTCTGTCGCTTCGCCGAATCGTGAAACGGAAGCCATGAAGGATGGTTCCGATGTAGTGGCTGACTGGCCGATCTTAAATGCAATGGTGAATGCTGTGGGCGGTGCAACCTGGGTTTCCGTACATCATGGCGGCGGCGTAGGAATGGGTTACTCCATGCATGCAGGCGTTGTAATTGTGGCAGACGGCACAAAAGAAGCAGCAGCCAGGATTGAGCGAGTGTTGACAACGGACCCTGGGATGGGTGTAGTGCGTCATGTTGACGCAGGATATGAACTGGCAGAGGAAACAGCACGTGAAAGAGGTATTAATATCCCGATGCTTGATAAAGGAATTGATAAATAA
- a CDS encoding MFS transporter, translating into MLRNNYRYFIIFMIIVITIINYIDRGALSYAQAEIIKEFNLDPVSWGAILGYFGYGYIFGALFGGALADKKGPKFMWIIAGTTWSFFEIGTIFAGHIGAALFGGSALAGFAVFRVLFGLAEGPTLSTMNRTMANWVSPKEKGFAVALGLVGTPIGALITAPIVVGLLTFTNWKVTFVILGILGFIWVAIWNKVFTNLPEDHPRVSKTELEEIRRADILIKGETKLDEQINVPWYHFFKNPTLVFNAIGYFAFLYVNILLLTWTPKYLQDEFNYSLSSLSYIGMIPWVGAIITGLLGGKISDILRRKTGNLRIARSWFTVVSLFCTAVCFMLIPTVESAAAVLALMCIGNAFNYLPNSIYWIVVLDTEPNKAGTFGGVTHFIANLATIIAPTLTGSLVAIYGYNAMFIAASIAVTIGMIAMVFVKPGKQGNTSETTNNMVS; encoded by the coding sequence ATGTTGAGAAATAACTATCGTTATTTTATCATTTTTATGATTATTGTTATTACAATCATAAATTATATTGATAGAGGTGCACTTTCATATGCCCAAGCTGAAATAATCAAGGAGTTCAATTTAGATCCAGTAAGTTGGGGAGCGATCCTGGGGTATTTTGGATATGGATATATATTCGGTGCACTATTTGGTGGTGCTTTAGCAGATAAGAAAGGCCCTAAATTCATGTGGATCATTGCCGGAACTACATGGTCTTTTTTTGAAATTGGGACAATATTCGCAGGTCACATAGGTGCAGCATTATTTGGAGGCTCTGCCTTGGCAGGATTTGCGGTGTTTCGTGTTTTATTTGGTTTAGCTGAAGGACCTACCTTATCAACGATGAACCGAACGATGGCAAACTGGGTATCTCCTAAAGAAAAAGGGTTTGCTGTAGCACTTGGATTAGTTGGAACGCCAATTGGAGCATTAATTACTGCACCCATCGTAGTAGGTCTTCTAACATTCACTAACTGGAAAGTAACATTTGTTATTCTCGGTATATTAGGCTTTATTTGGGTAGCAATTTGGAACAAAGTATTTACAAACTTACCTGAAGATCATCCAAGAGTCTCGAAAACCGAACTAGAAGAAATTCGAAGAGCAGATATTTTAATAAAAGGTGAGACGAAATTAGACGAACAAATAAATGTACCATGGTACCATTTTTTTAAAAACCCTACGTTAGTATTTAATGCAATTGGATATTTTGCCTTTTTATATGTAAATATTTTATTACTTACATGGACCCCAAAATATCTGCAAGATGAATTTAATTATTCACTTTCTTCACTTTCATATATTGGGATGATTCCCTGGGTAGGAGCTATTATCACTGGATTATTAGGTGGTAAAATCTCGGATATATTACGCAGGAAAACAGGGAATTTACGAATTGCCAGATCTTGGTTCACAGTAGTCTCATTATTTTGTACAGCTGTATGTTTTATGTTGATTCCGACTGTCGAGAGTGCGGCGGCCGTACTTGCTTTAATGTGTATAGGAAATGCCTTTAATTATTTACCTAATTCCATTTATTGGATCGTGGTTCTAGATACAGAACCGAATAAAGCTGGAACATTTGGCGGGGTAACTCATTTCATTGCCAATCTGGCTACCATTATTGCCCCTACCTTGACAGGAAGTCTTGTCGCCATATATGGATATAATGCCATGTTTATTGCAGCATCAATAGCCGTCACGATTGGTATGATAGCCATGGTTTTCGTGAAGCCTGGCAAACAAGGTAACACATCGGAAACCACCAATAATATGGTTAGCTAA
- a CDS encoding response regulator transcription factor: MEIHLVAKDEIEAQGIRWIVESHLTGVRLILWKTIEEFEKGIRNQQPEFVILDMDIWTDESEAMGVSLKRRGIRWLGISSERIFQTAYRALRFRAEDVLFRPFSSADLVKHIQQLRFQLRNGPGLLSTNTMDDGNALDIGYPDFFLTDRRHESRITMVAFLTPDNRTLPLVYDELQRYSFTGKNQIFALSDFILCVQETKEKEVYKEEYQAFLAHWKERMDEPLAIIIKAATSDESLKRMYQQTREFTRQIFFDGYDIILAESQQTSHQEMDPFLTPLEQRLWIEMLERRDAKAIRNWIEREFLTFERPYPDPEIVRIRLTSVLAQIRRHMKSYDLQNASLEAIYYDVFQQIVHKPVIHQIVKELHAFTTHMLLQDHGQLQEGARTLSEKAREMIESNYWDAQWNLASCADTLRINKSTLSRRFAAESGESFRNTLHQVRIREAKRLLKETDLSLEEISQLAGYSHQTYFNAKFKLLEGCTPSAYRSGL, from the coding sequence GTGGAAATTCATTTGGTGGCGAAAGATGAGATTGAGGCTCAAGGAATTCGTTGGATAGTGGAGTCCCACCTAACGGGAGTCAGACTGATCTTATGGAAAACGATTGAAGAATTTGAAAAGGGCATACGCAATCAGCAACCGGAATTCGTTATTTTGGATATGGATATTTGGACGGATGAAAGTGAGGCGATGGGTGTTTCGTTAAAGCGGAGGGGAATTCGATGGTTAGGCATTTCATCTGAGCGAATCTTTCAAACGGCTTATCGAGCCTTACGCTTTCGTGCTGAAGATGTTTTATTCCGACCTTTTTCTTCGGCAGATCTGGTAAAACATATCCAACAATTGCGTTTTCAATTGAGAAATGGTCCTGGTCTTCTTTCGACAAACACCATGGATGATGGGAATGCTCTGGATATTGGATATCCGGATTTCTTCTTGACAGACCGGAGGCATGAAAGTCGAATAACCATGGTCGCTTTTTTGACACCTGATAACAGGACCCTTCCTTTAGTTTATGATGAACTGCAACGATATTCTTTTACTGGGAAGAATCAAATCTTCGCTTTATCGGATTTTATTTTATGTGTCCAGGAAACGAAGGAAAAAGAGGTATATAAGGAAGAGTACCAAGCGTTCCTTGCTCACTGGAAAGAAAGAATGGATGAGCCACTTGCCATCATAATAAAAGCGGCAACTTCAGATGAGTCTTTAAAAAGGATGTATCAGCAAACACGTGAATTTACGAGACAAATCTTTTTCGATGGATATGATATCATTTTAGCCGAAAGTCAACAGACTTCGCATCAAGAGATGGACCCATTCCTCACTCCTCTTGAACAAAGACTTTGGATAGAAATGCTCGAAAGGCGGGATGCGAAAGCCATCAGGAACTGGATTGAGCGTGAATTCCTTACTTTTGAACGACCATACCCCGACCCGGAAATCGTTCGTATCCGCCTTACAAGCGTACTCGCACAGATTCGTAGGCATATGAAATCATACGACTTGCAAAATGCTTCTCTAGAAGCAATATATTATGATGTATTTCAGCAAATTGTACATAAACCTGTCATCCATCAAATAGTAAAAGAGCTGCATGCGTTCACCACCCATATGCTTCTGCAGGATCATGGACAATTACAGGAAGGGGCACGCACACTTAGCGAAAAAGCAAGGGAGATGATCGAGTCCAACTATTGGGACGCCCAGTGGAATCTAGCGAGTTGTGCAGATACTCTGCGTATCAATAAAAGCACACTCAGCCGTCGTTTTGCGGCTGAATCCGGCGAATCTTTTCGAAATACTCTGCATCAAGTTCGAATTAGGGAAGCTAAGCGTTTATTAAAGGAAACGGATTTATCATTGGAGGAAATTTCACAATTAGCCGGCTATTCACATCAAACTTATTTCAATGCCAAATTCAAACTGCTTGAAGGTTGTACACCATCAGCATATCGGTCTGGATTATAA
- the hutI gene encoding imidazolonepropionase: MTKPIWIKHAAQLATLTSDRKGPRSKEAMSELGLIEDGSIWMESGLIQAIGTTKELEELYADRMHEAEVFDATGHLVTPGLVDPHTHVVYGGSREREFEMRLEGATYMDIMNAGGGIHATTRMTREASEEELMEQTMRRLDSFLAHGVTTVEGKSGYGMNLETELKQLRVMKKLQEEHPIDLVPTFMGAHAVPKDYKGREDEFVDHLINDMLPIVSEEKLAEFNDVFCEKGVFTPEQSERILKAGKKYGLIPKIHADEIEPYGGAELAAKIGAISAEHLLKASDEGITAMAKSGTIACLLPATALYLREEAAPGRRMVDEGVAVAISTDCNPGSSPTTSMPLVMNLACISMRLTPAEALTAATYNAACAINRQERVGSLEVGKQADVVLWNVENYQELQYLFGVNHVKSVWKNGVQVVNDKVKTDFKSLTGL, translated from the coding sequence ATGACAAAACCAATTTGGATAAAACATGCCGCTCAACTTGCAACCCTTACCTCTGATAGGAAAGGTCCTCGTTCCAAAGAGGCAATGTCAGAGCTTGGGTTGATCGAAGATGGAAGTATATGGATGGAATCTGGTTTGATCCAAGCGATCGGTACGACCAAAGAATTGGAAGAACTCTATGCAGATAGAATGCATGAAGCTGAAGTCTTTGATGCAACTGGCCATTTGGTGACACCTGGGCTAGTTGATCCACATACGCATGTTGTATATGGCGGGAGTCGGGAACGTGAATTTGAAATGCGTCTAGAAGGCGCAACATATATGGATATTATGAACGCAGGTGGGGGCATCCATGCTACCACCCGCATGACAAGGGAAGCAAGTGAAGAAGAATTGATGGAGCAAACCATGCGACGACTTGATTCGTTTCTCGCTCATGGCGTGACTACAGTAGAAGGTAAAAGCGGTTATGGAATGAATTTGGAAACCGAATTAAAGCAGTTGCGGGTGATGAAAAAGTTACAGGAAGAGCATCCGATTGATCTAGTTCCTACTTTTATGGGAGCCCATGCGGTTCCAAAGGATTATAAAGGCCGCGAGGATGAATTTGTCGATCATCTGATTAATGATATGCTTCCAATCGTCTCTGAAGAAAAGCTTGCAGAATTCAATGATGTCTTTTGTGAAAAGGGGGTTTTTACCCCTGAACAATCAGAGCGGATTTTAAAGGCGGGGAAAAAGTACGGCTTGATCCCTAAAATTCATGCAGATGAAATTGAGCCATACGGTGGAGCTGAATTAGCTGCGAAGATAGGGGCCATTTCAGCTGAGCATTTGTTAAAAGCTTCCGATGAGGGGATTACTGCTATGGCGAAGTCAGGCACCATTGCCTGCTTGCTTCCAGCCACCGCCTTGTATTTGCGAGAAGAAGCGGCCCCTGGACGACGAATGGTTGATGAAGGTGTGGCTGTTGCCATTTCGACAGATTGCAATCCCGGATCTTCACCGACGACATCCATGCCTCTAGTCATGAATCTGGCATGCATTTCGATGCGCCTTACCCCTGCAGAAGCACTGACGGCGGCGACATACAATGCTGCTTGTGCAATCAACAGGCAAGAAAGGGTCGGATCCCTTGAAGTCGGAAAACAAGCGGATGTCGTTTTATGGAATGTTGAAAACTATCAGGAGTTGCAATATCTATTTGGGGTCAATCACGTTAAGTCTGTATGGAAAAATGGTGTGCAAGTTGTGAATGATAAAGTGAAGACTGATTTCAAAAGCCTGACTGGTCTATAA